One Halovivax ruber XH-70 genomic region harbors:
- a CDS encoding ZIP family metal transporter, whose amino-acid sequence MGPLGWILLTTLLISLFAWIGVFTLFLADHLVERLLLWLVAFAAGALLGGAFFHLLPRAIRSHGSLHTRGLFVALVVGFAFFYVLEQFIHWHHHHGTDHEHEPVTYLVLVSDSLHNFIDGLVIAGAFLIDVEVGFVTAFAIALHEIPQEIGDFGILVYGGFEKVRALAINFATALTVVVGGLVGYALSDIVGEPPVALLTFAAGNFIYIASSDLIPEINAEAEVRNRLGYFVVFVAGLGVMYGIALLGHSH is encoded by the coding sequence ATGGGTCCGCTCGGCTGGATACTCCTCACGACGCTGCTTATCAGCCTGTTCGCCTGGATCGGCGTCTTCACGCTCTTCCTGGCAGACCACCTCGTCGAGCGCCTGCTCCTGTGGCTCGTCGCGTTCGCCGCTGGCGCGCTGCTCGGGGGCGCCTTCTTCCACCTGCTCCCGCGGGCGATCCGCTCGCACGGCTCGCTCCACACGCGAGGCCTGTTCGTCGCGCTCGTCGTCGGGTTCGCGTTCTTCTACGTGTTAGAGCAATTCATCCACTGGCACCACCACCACGGCACCGACCACGAACACGAACCGGTGACCTACCTCGTGTTGGTCTCCGACTCGCTGCACAACTTCATCGACGGGCTCGTCATCGCCGGCGCGTTCCTCATCGACGTGGAAGTCGGGTTCGTCACCGCGTTCGCCATCGCGCTACACGAGATCCCCCAGGAGATCGGTGACTTCGGCATCCTCGTCTACGGCGGGTTCGAGAAGGTGCGCGCGCTCGCCATCAACTTCGCGACCGCGCTCACGGTCGTCGTCGGCGGCCTCGTCGGCTACGCGCTTTCCGACATCGTCGGCGAACCACCGGTCGCACTCCTCACGTTCGCCGCGGGGAACTTCATCTACATCGCGAGCTCGGACCTGATCCCGGAGATCAACGCCGAGGCCGAGGTTCGCAATCGACTCGGCTACTTCGTCGTCTTCGTCGCCGGCCTCGGCGTGATGTACGGGATCGCCCTGCTCGGCCACAGTCACTGA
- a CDS encoding universal stress protein — protein sequence MYDRVLVPVDDREPSSVALTYAIEVAAAHDATAHLLYVADTNKPSQVQYQGAVLDILEQEGEEVLADASERATNAGVTVDDELVQGDPHHEIVAASEGADLVVMGTHGRSGIDGYLLGSVTEHVVRKTETPVVTVREEATWTYPHERVLVPFDGSPHARDALELATTVAADTGATLHLLGVVDEPTFGAFGSSTGDEDARELLDAAMADIDDVPVETVVESGAVLETIRAVATDAGADLIVMGTHGRQGVNERLLGSTTDRVLRSAPVPVLTIGSQTED from the coding sequence ATGTACGACCGAGTGCTCGTCCCCGTCGACGATCGCGAACCGTCGTCAGTCGCCCTCACGTACGCGATCGAGGTCGCGGCCGCACACGACGCGACGGCCCACCTGCTGTACGTCGCGGACACGAACAAGCCGAGTCAGGTACAGTATCAGGGCGCCGTTCTCGACATCCTCGAGCAGGAAGGCGAAGAGGTGCTCGCAGACGCCAGCGAGCGGGCGACGAATGCAGGGGTTACCGTCGACGACGAACTCGTGCAGGGCGATCCGCACCACGAGATCGTCGCCGCGTCCGAAGGCGCCGACCTCGTGGTGATGGGGACCCACGGCCGGAGCGGGATCGACGGCTACCTCCTGGGAAGCGTCACGGAACACGTCGTCAGAAAGACCGAGACGCCCGTGGTGACGGTTCGCGAGGAGGCGACGTGGACGTACCCCCACGAGCGGGTGCTCGTCCCGTTCGACGGCAGTCCCCACGCCCGCGACGCGCTCGAGCTGGCGACGACCGTCGCCGCGGACACCGGAGCGACGCTGCATCTGCTCGGCGTCGTCGACGAACCAACCTTCGGCGCCTTCGGCTCGTCGACGGGAGACGAAGACGCCCGTGAACTCCTCGACGCCGCAATGGCCGACATCGACGACGTCCCAGTCGAGACAGTCGTCGAAAGCGGCGCCGTTCTGGAGACGATTCGGGCGGTCGCGACGGACGCGGGGGCCGACCTGATCGTCATGGGCACCCACGGCCGCCAGGGCGTGAACGAGCGGCTCCTCGGCTCGACGACCGACCGCGTGCTCCGGAGTGCCCCGGTTCCCGTGCTGACGATCGGGTCCCAGACTGAGGACTGA
- the hemG gene encoding protoporphyrinogen oxidase → MTVGVVGAGMSGLALVRAVAQRGEEVIAFEARDEPGGVVQSREVDGRIVELGPQRLRLTPGLESMIDDYDLRESLRYGADDQPIYVYHDGDLKVAPLSVREAITTDLISPLGKLRMLLEPLFGPPKPGETVDEFLVRKFGTQAARRYAGPLYSGLYGTDPRDMLMEYSLGRVLEKRGVERSILLKVLESVRSDRETPPIVSFDDGIGELVDALYEAHADSIHLGTPVEAIRPVDDTNGSDAAGYELETADGIERVDDVVVTTPAPIAAELLEPVDTDLATALDRFNYNPIGLVFLDADFGGRGLGTLVPPDADDVSISGLTWNASILDRDRLYTAYLDPLSYPPLLEATEGELGQVAAREFERITGASAEPIHVHRWEPGMPAYDRTWTAMDDLEPPAGIHLCASYVGRPGIPGRIRNAEALAKQLVGGTSE, encoded by the coding sequence ATGACCGTCGGAGTCGTCGGCGCGGGGATGTCCGGACTGGCGCTCGTGCGAGCGGTAGCACAGCGCGGCGAGGAGGTAATCGCGTTCGAGGCCCGGGACGAGCCGGGGGGCGTCGTCCAGAGTCGCGAGGTTGACGGCCGGATCGTCGAGCTCGGCCCGCAACGGCTGCGCCTGACGCCGGGCCTCGAGTCGATGATCGACGACTACGACCTGCGCGAGAGCCTCCGGTACGGCGCCGACGACCAGCCGATCTACGTCTACCACGACGGCGACCTGAAGGTCGCGCCGCTGTCGGTCCGCGAGGCGATCACGACCGATCTCATCAGCCCGCTGGGCAAGCTCCGGATGCTACTCGAACCGCTGTTCGGCCCGCCCAAACCCGGCGAGACCGTCGACGAGTTCCTCGTCCGGAAGTTCGGGACGCAGGCGGCTCGGCGGTACGCCGGCCCGCTGTACAGCGGCCTCTACGGCACCGACCCGCGCGACATGCTGATGGAATACTCGCTCGGGCGCGTGCTCGAAAAACGCGGCGTCGAGCGCAGCATCCTCCTGAAAGTACTCGAATCGGTTCGATCCGACCGCGAGACGCCCCCGATCGTCTCCTTCGACGACGGGATCGGCGAACTCGTGGACGCTCTGTACGAGGCCCACGCCGATTCGATCCACCTGGGGACGCCGGTCGAGGCGATCCGGCCGGTCGACGACACGAACGGCTCCGACGCCGCCGGCTACGAACTCGAGACGGCCGACGGAATCGAGCGCGTCGACGATGTCGTCGTGACGACGCCGGCGCCGATCGCGGCCGAACTGCTCGAACCGGTCGACACCGACCTCGCTACGGCCCTCGATCGGTTCAACTACAACCCGATCGGGCTGGTCTTTCTCGACGCCGACTTCGGGGGCCGGGGCCTCGGCACGCTCGTCCCGCCGGACGCCGACGACGTCTCGATCAGCGGACTGACCTGGAACGCCAGCATCCTCGATCGCGACCGCCTCTACACCGCCTACCTCGATCCGCTGTCGTACCCGCCGCTGCTGGAGGCGACCGAGGGCGAGCTCGGCCAGGTCGCGGCGCGGGAGTTCGAGCGCATCACCGGCGCATCGGCGGAGCCGATCCACGTCCACCGCTGGGAACCGGGCATGCCCGCCTACGACCGCACCTGGACCGCGATGGACGACCTCGAACCCCCAGCAGGGATCCACCTCTGCGCCAGCTACGTGGGTCGACCCGGGATCCCCGGCCGGATCCGCAACGCCGAGGCGCTCGCCAAGCAACTCGTCGGCGGCACAAGCGAGTAA
- the hemH gene encoding ferrochelatase has product METGIVLLNFGEPATPDRETVLEYLTRIFFDNADLEAADSEEAARERSRELAERRLPSIMEEYEEIGGSPLQDQAVAQADALAERLDSRGHDVTVRHAMQFTEPLIPEVAADLAADGVDEIVALPIYPLCGPSTTVSSIDALESAIDELDGYDPEFASVTGWHRVPAYNRLRADGIAAYAEETGVDLHDPDTAFVFSAHGTPTKYLEAGSRYDEYVEEHAATMARLLDLEDYHIGYQNHANRGIEWTDPETEDVVEELGDEADRVVVEPMSFMHEQSETLAELDVDLAEDAADVGLDLYRVPVPHDDPRFADLLADLLEPFCAGFDPAYYQLRQCECRAEPGTYCLNAGVRPETR; this is encoded by the coding sequence ATGGAAACCGGGATCGTCCTGCTCAACTTCGGCGAACCGGCGACGCCCGACCGCGAGACCGTGCTCGAGTACCTGACGCGGATCTTCTTCGACAACGCGGATCTCGAGGCGGCCGACTCGGAGGAAGCAGCCAGGGAGCGCTCGCGTGAACTCGCGGAGCGACGCCTCCCGAGCATCATGGAGGAGTACGAGGAGATCGGCGGCTCGCCGCTCCAGGACCAGGCGGTCGCTCAGGCCGACGCGCTGGCCGAGCGCCTCGACTCGCGCGGCCACGACGTGACCGTCCGCCACGCGATGCAGTTCACCGAACCGCTGATCCCCGAGGTCGCGGCCGACCTCGCCGCCGACGGCGTCGACGAGATCGTCGCCCTCCCCATCTACCCGCTGTGTGGCCCCTCGACGACCGTCTCCTCGATCGACGCGCTCGAATCGGCGATCGACGAGCTCGACGGCTACGACCCCGAGTTCGCCTCGGTCACGGGCTGGCACCGCGTTCCGGCGTACAACCGCCTGCGAGCGGACGGCATCGCCGCGTACGCCGAGGAGACCGGTGTCGACCTGCACGATCCCGACACTGCATTCGTCTTCTCGGCTCACGGCACGCCGACGAAGTACCTGGAGGCGGGCAGCCGCTACGACGAGTACGTCGAGGAACACGCGGCCACGATGGCCCGCCTGCTCGACCTCGAGGACTACCACATCGGCTACCAGAACCACGCCAACCGCGGCATCGAGTGGACCGACCCCGAGACGGAGGACGTGGTCGAAGAGTTGGGCGACGAGGCCGACCGCGTCGTCGTCGAGCCGATGAGCTTCATGCACGAACAGTCCGAGACCCTCGCCGAACTCGACGTCGACCTCGCGGAAGACGCTGCCGACGTCGGCCTCGATCTCTACCGGGTGCCGGTCCCGCACGACGACCCGCGCTTCGCCGACCTGCTGGCCGACCTGCTCGAACCCTTCTGTGCTGGCTTCGACCCGGCGTACTACCAGCTCCGCCAGTGTGAGTGTCGAGCCGAGCCGGGAACCTACTGTCTGAACGCCGGTGTGCGGCCGGAAACGCGATAG
- the hemE gene encoding uroporphyrinogen decarboxylase, producing the protein MRDLFLRAARGERTERPPVWMMRQAGRYLPEYRELRADYSFLEAISTPDLAAEISLQPYERFEPDAVVMYSDILTVLEPLGFSYHLESGVGPVVENPVESPADTDRTVEDVREHLPYVGELLSRLAAELGSDAATLGFTGGPFTLAAYTCQGEPSRSFMAVRRLRAEHPEAFERLLRAFTDVIVDYVEFQVESGADAIQLFDTYAGLLSPADYRRFVLPLHREIVEATDAPTIVFARNLSGNLDLLADTGADVVGLDWTVDVAAAREQLGDRPIQGNLDPALLYGEPDAVRERTLEIVDAAGEAGHILNLGHGVDRHTPVENVAAFFEAAQSVSR; encoded by the coding sequence ATGAGAGACCTGTTTCTCCGGGCGGCCCGCGGGGAGCGAACCGAGCGGCCGCCGGTCTGGATGATGCGACAGGCGGGGCGGTACCTTCCCGAGTATCGCGAACTGCGCGCGGATTACTCCTTCCTCGAGGCCATCTCGACGCCCGACCTCGCGGCCGAGATCAGCCTCCAGCCCTACGAACGGTTCGAACCGGATGCCGTCGTCATGTACTCGGATATCCTGACGGTGCTCGAACCGCTCGGCTTCTCGTACCATCTGGAGTCGGGCGTGGGCCCCGTCGTCGAGAACCCGGTCGAGTCGCCGGCCGATACGGACCGGACGGTCGAGGACGTCCGCGAGCACCTCCCCTACGTCGGAGAATTGCTCTCTCGACTTGCCGCCGAACTCGGGTCGGACGCCGCGACGCTCGGCTTCACGGGCGGTCCGTTCACCCTCGCCGCCTACACCTGCCAGGGCGAGCCCTCGCGGAGCTTCATGGCCGTGCGCCGACTGCGCGCCGAGCACCCCGAGGCATTCGAGCGCCTCCTGCGCGCGTTCACGGACGTGATAGTCGATTACGTCGAATTCCAGGTCGAGTCGGGTGCCGACGCGATCCAGCTGTTCGACACCTACGCTGGCCTCCTCTCGCCCGCAGACTACCGGCGCTTCGTCCTCCCGTTACACCGCGAGATCGTCGAGGCGACCGACGCGCCCACGATCGTCTTCGCCCGGAACCTCTCGGGTAACCTCGACTTACTCGCCGACACCGGCGCCGACGTGGTCGGCCTCGACTGGACGGTCGACGTCGCCGCGGCTCGCGAGCAACTGGGCGACAGACCGATCCAGGGCAACCTCGATCCCGCGCTGCTCTACGGCGAGCCCGACGCCGTCCGCGAGCGCACCCTGGAGATCGTCGACGCCGCCGGCGAGGCGGGGCACATCCTCAACCTCGGCCACGGCGTCGACCGGCACACCCCGGTCGAGAACGTCGCGGCCTTCTTCGAGGCGGCGCAGTCGGTCTCGCGGTAG